CTTTTTCAGGCAGCTTTCCTTACCCGCAGCTTCTTTAACCGCCGCGCCGCCGCCCATGATTCCCGCAGGGGCGCGGCCTGGTTGACAGGCGCTTGCTTCCACAAGTCAAGCCAGCGATGGGCCGGTTTTTCTCGAGCGTTTCGTGGTGCGCTCGTTTCGACGCGCGCGATCGCCACCGCCAAATCGTCCGCACTTTAGCTTAGGAGCGATAGAGCATATGGCCACTACGGCAGAACGACGCCTTCGACCCAAGGAAGTCCGCCGCTTCGGCAGCCTCCGCGCGCCGCACCACATCCCCGATCTCACCCAGATCCAAACCCGCAGCTACGAGACCTTCCTGCAATACGACATTCCGTCGCCGAAGCGGAAAGATCATGGAATCGAGGGAGTCCTCCGCGAAATCTTTCCGATCGAAAGCTACGACAAGAACCTCAAGCTGGAATACATCCGCTATGAGTTGGGCAAGCCGCGCTACGAACCGCACGAATGCCGGCAGCTTCGGCTGACCTATGGCAGGCCGTTCCGCGTCTGGCTCCGCCTGACGAAGGAAGAGCCGGTTGAGGAAGAGGTCTATCTGGGCGACATGCCGATCATGCTCGGCGGTGGTGAATTCATCATCAACGGCGCCGAGCGCGTCGTCGTCAGCCAATTGCACCGCAGCCCGGGCATCGACTTCGTCGCCGAAATGGACGCCGGCGATCGCAAGCTCCATAGCTGCCGCATCATCCCCGAGCGCGGAAGCTGGATCGAGCTGAACATCTCGAAGAAAGACACGCTCACGGTCCGTATCGATCAGAGCGGCAAGTTCTCCGCGATGACGCTGTTGCGGGCGATGGACCCGAAATACAGCCTCGACGCCGATCTGCTTCGGGTGTTCTATCCCGTGGCGAGCGAAAAGGTCGTCGATGGCCGCAGCGTCGGCAAGATCGAGGGGAAGATCGCCGTGGAAGACATCGTCTATCCGGCCAACAGCGCGAAGGCCGGCGAGGTGATCGTCGAGTCGGGGCAAAAGATCACGAAAAACGTCGCCGAGGTGATTTGCACCTCCGGCTTGACCTCGGTCGAAGTGATGCCGGATGTGAAGGTCCCGCTGATCCTCAATAGCCTCTCGGAAGACGCCACCTCGAGCCACGAAGAAGCTCTGTTGCGAATTTACCAGCGGCTGCGTCCCGGAAACCCGCCGCAGTTGGAGAAAGCCCGTGCGCTGTTCCATGAAAAGTTCTTCGATACGAATCGCTACCGGCTGGGGCGGGTCGGGCGGTTCCGCATCAGCCGCAAGTTGAAGCTCGATCTGCCCGAGAGCGAAATGACGCTTCGCCCGGAAGACCTGATCGCGGCGATCCGATACTTGCTGGCGCTGACGGGGGGTGAACCGGGCGCGGAGGTCGACGACATCGACCACCTCGGCAACCGCCGCTTGCGAACGATCGACGAGCTGGCCTGCGACGAGCTGCGGAAGGGCTTTCTCAAACTCCGCCGCACCGTTCAGGAACGGATGAGCCTGAAGGATGTGGCCGAC
The window above is part of the Pirellulales bacterium genome. Proteins encoded here:
- the rpoB gene encoding DNA-directed RNA polymerase subunit beta encodes the protein MATTAERRLRPKEVRRFGSLRAPHHIPDLTQIQTRSYETFLQYDIPSPKRKDHGIEGVLREIFPIESYDKNLKLEYIRYELGKPRYEPHECRQLRLTYGRPFRVWLRLTKEEPVEEEVYLGDMPIMLGGGEFIINGAERVVVSQLHRSPGIDFVAEMDAGDRKLHSCRIIPERGSWIELNISKKDTLTVRIDQSGKFSAMTLLRAMDPKYSLDADLLRVFYPVASEKVVDGRSVGKIEGKIAVEDIVYPANSAKAGEVIVESGQKITKNVAEVICTSGLTSVEVMPDVKVPLILNSLSEDATSSHEEALLRIYQRLRPGNPPQLEKARALFHEKFFDTNRYRLGRVGRFRISRKLKLDLPESEMTLRPEDLIAAIRYLLALTGGEPGAEVDDIDHLGNRRLRTIDELACDELRKGFLKLRRTVQERMSLKDVADMTPRSLINPKSVSAAIEYFFGRGELSQVVDQTNPLSMLTHERRLSALGPGGLNRKRAGFEVRDVHISHYGRICPIETPEGTNIGLISSLGIYAGVDEYGFLITPYRKVHKGKLIDEVVWLRADQESEAYVAPADAPVVNGHIHGDTIIARFHSDFELVTVDKIQYIDVAPSQMVGVSAGLIPFLEHDDANRALMGSNMQRQAVPLLVTEPPIVATGMERDVAQNSGMLVRAARKGTVSYVDANRIEAGGDVYNLRKFVGLNERTCQNQRPIVTVGQKVEKGEVIADGAATYRGELALGRNVLVGFMAWDGFNFEDAIIISEELV